The following are encoded together in the Simkaniaceae bacterium genome:
- the ligD gene encoding non-homologous end-joining DNA ligase has product MAQVKISHPDKILFPKDNITKDMLIDYYRAVSQWMLPLLKDHPLVMQRFPDGIKHAGFYQKNISDYFPSWIASIGVKREAKGQGHLILCQNKNTLLYIANLACLTPHLWLSSSTKIDCPDRMIFDLDPPKGKFDLAIKAARALKDFLEKNLKLKAFVMTTGSRGLHVVIPIKPTHPFDEVRAFAKAIAAHIAEEHPKEFTIQPRKNRRRGRLFIDYLRNAYAQHAAAPYSIRPIDGAPIAMPVSWNELGHVHAQSFHLKNIKRHLSQRSNPWASFKSSHRNITRAIKKMSL; this is encoded by the coding sequence ATGGCCCAAGTTAAGATTTCACATCCCGATAAAATCCTCTTTCCCAAAGATAATATCACAAAAGACATGCTCATCGATTATTACCGTGCCGTGAGCCAATGGATGCTCCCTCTTTTGAAAGATCACCCCCTTGTAATGCAGCGTTTTCCGGACGGCATTAAACATGCGGGATTTTATCAAAAAAATATCTCCGATTATTTCCCTTCATGGATTGCCTCTATCGGCGTTAAAAGAGAAGCCAAAGGACAAGGGCATCTCATTCTTTGTCAGAATAAAAATACGCTTCTCTATATTGCCAACCTCGCTTGCCTCACCCCCCATTTATGGCTGAGCTCATCTACCAAAATAGACTGTCCCGATCGGATGATTTTTGATCTTGACCCTCCTAAAGGAAAATTTGATCTGGCTATCAAGGCAGCTCGGGCATTAAAAGATTTTTTAGAAAAAAACCTCAAACTCAAAGCCTTTGTCATGACAACAGGCTCGCGAGGACTCCACGTCGTCATCCCCATTAAGCCAACTCACCCTTTTGATGAGGTGAGAGCCTTTGCCAAGGCCATTGCCGCCCACATTGCCGAAGAGCATCCAAAAGAGTTCACAATCCAACCCCGCAAAAACCGGCGTCGAGGACGCCTATTTATTGACTATTTGCGCAACGCTTACGCCCAACATGCCGCAGCCCCCTACTCCATTCGCCCTATCGATGGGGCCCCTATCGCTATGCCGGTCAGCTGGAATGAACTCGGCCACGTCCACGCACAAAGCTTCCATCTCAAGAACATTAAACGTCACCTAAGCCAACGCTCTAACCCTTGGGCCTCTTTTAAATCCAGCCATCGCAATATCACCCGAGCGATTAAAAAAATGTCTTTATGA